The proteins below are encoded in one region of Montipora foliosa isolate CH-2021 unplaced genomic scaffold, ASM3666993v2 scaffold_400, whole genome shotgun sequence:
- the LOC137987974 gene encoding octopamine receptor beta-1R-like: MWFAVLGSLFTIVTILGNSMVVYLVITKPRLHNTSNWFVVSLALADLFVGLTYFPGICASRFVKEFPIDHTGIWFKVSYTFVYLSSANLCVLTADRYIAITMPLKYSIFMSLRRFSVMLILAWVLPLIFFTVPSLFTYSNGSESFTYSFEVVRIVMFQLIPCIIFVYVIARLSMIAKEISLTDRAIINQIRFNFQIQENTESKRQTERKSSSLKLIVFIISFFILCHIGINFKCFCIFFKLCVVSEALVNAVHLLFVLNSAFNPIVYAVMKKDFKRELKKYQRSDNFKKNGKQC; this comes from the coding sequence ATGTGGTTTGCAGTTCTTGGTTCGCTCTTTACCATAGTAACCATTCTTGGAAACTCCATGGTTGTGTACTTGGTCATCACGAAGCCTCGGCTACACAATACAAGCAACTGGTTTGTCGTGTCTCTTGCACTGGCAGATTTGTTTGTTGGATTGACATATTTTCCAGGGATTTGCGCTTCAAGATTCGTTAAAGAGTTCCCCATTGACCACACAGGAATATGGTTCAAAGTCAGCTATACTTTCGTGTATTTGTCATCTGCAAACTTGTGCGTTCTGACTGCGGATAGATACATAGCAATAACGATGCCTCTAAAATACAGCATCTTCATGTCGCTGCGTCGATTTAGCGTCATGCTTATTCTTGCATGGGTCTTACCATTGATTTTCTTCACCGTACCTTCACTTTTTACTTACAGCAACGGTAGCGAATCGTTTACTTATTCCTTTGAAGTTGTCAGGATTGTAATGTTCCAGCTTATTCCTTGTATCATATTTGTGTATGTCATCGCTCGTCTGTCCATGATAGCCAAGGAAATTTCACTAACAGATAGAGCCATTATCAACCAGATAAGATTTAATTTCCAAATTCAAGAAAACACAGAAAGTAAGAGGCAAACGGAAAGAAAATCGTCTTCGTTAAAACTGATCGTGttcattatttcgttttttattttgtgtcatattggaattaatttcaaatgtttttgcatcttttttaaGCTATGTGTCGTGTCGGAGGCCTTGGTAAATGCTGTTCACCTTCTTTTTGTCTTAAATTCGGCATTTAATCCGATAGTTTATGCTGTTATGAAAAAAGACTTTaaaagagaattgaagaagtaCCAAAGAAGTGACAACTTCAAAAAGAATGGCAAACAATGTTGA